One part of the Treponema sp. OMZ 787 genome encodes these proteins:
- a CDS encoding ATP-binding protein, with the protein MDFSRKLPIGVQSFKVLRDDNYLYVDKTEYVYKLASTGRVYFLSRPRRFGKSLFLSTLEAYFLGQKELFKDLAIEKLEEAEKAKREIWQEYPVLYLDFNLAKYETREDLESVLNNHLCRWEEVYGSSNSENTLSERFFGLIYRAYKKTGKQTVILIDEYDKPLLQTMWKDDALNEIYKTILKGFFGVIKTADKYIRLAFLTGVTKFSKVSIFSDLNNLNDISLTPQFSGICGITHTELLKTFEPEIKALAQANELSYEDCIKTLQQKYDGYCFSPDTERMYNPFSLLNVFFGNQFEYYWFATGTPTFLVNSLKRSDYHIPNLDGNVEMTSAGLSDYRAEAGSEIPVLFQAGYLTIKGYDKLLRLYRLGFPNDEVRYGFLYNLFPNYCNVVYAEGPFCIAQFYRDIIAGRVEEFMQRLKSIMASLPYDTVKKESGESLVLREHNFQVCVYLVFALLGQFIELEIPVANGRTDAVIKTDSAIYIFEFKLKEGAEAALKQIKEKNYAERFKAENKKIVLIGAGFDPEEKTVGEWLIEEI; encoded by the coding sequence ATGGATTTTAGCCGAAAACTTCCTATAGGCGTACAAAGTTTTAAGGTATTGCGTGATGATAATTATCTCTATGTCGATAAGACCGAATATGTTTATAAGTTAGCTTCTACAGGACGCGTTTATTTTTTAAGCCGGCCTCGAAGATTCGGAAAAAGCCTATTTCTTTCTACTCTTGAAGCCTACTTTTTGGGACAAAAAGAATTGTTTAAAGACCTCGCAATCGAAAAGCTTGAAGAAGCCGAAAAGGCTAAAAGAGAAATCTGGCAGGAGTATCCCGTACTCTATTTGGATTTTAATCTTGCAAAGTATGAAACAAGGGAAGATCTTGAAAGTGTCCTAAATAATCATCTTTGCAGGTGGGAAGAAGTTTACGGCAGCTCTAATTCGGAAAACACTCTTTCGGAACGCTTTTTCGGCCTTATCTACCGTGCATATAAAAAAACGGGAAAACAGACCGTTATTTTGATTGACGAGTACGATAAACCCCTTCTTCAAACTATGTGGAAAGACGATGCTCTAAACGAAATTTATAAGACAATATTAAAGGGATTTTTCGGTGTCATCAAAACAGCCGACAAATATATACGCCTTGCCTTTTTGACGGGGGTGACAAAATTCAGCAAGGTGAGCATATTCAGCGATCTAAACAACTTAAACGATATAAGTCTAACTCCTCAATTTTCAGGCATCTGCGGAATAACTCATACCGAATTATTAAAAACCTTCGAGCCCGAAATAAAAGCCCTGGCCCAAGCCAACGAATTAAGCTATGAAGACTGTATCAAAACCTTACAGCAAAAATATGACGGCTATTGTTTTTCTCCCGATACTGAAAGAATGTATAATCCTTTCAGCTTACTTAATGTATTTTTCGGAAATCAATTTGAATATTATTGGTTTGCTACCGGAACGCCCACATTTTTGGTAAATTCTTTAAAGCGGAGCGATTATCACATTCCCAACCTTGACGGCAATGTGGAGATGACCTCGGCCGGTCTATCCGATTACAGGGCCGAAGCAGGTTCTGAAATCCCCGTATTGTTTCAGGCAGGTTATTTGACGATTAAGGGTTACGATAAGCTCTTGAGGCTTTACAGGCTCGGCTTTCCTAACGATGAAGTCAGATACGGTTTTTTGTATAACCTTTTCCCAAACTATTGCAATGTAGTCTATGCGGAAGGGCCATTTTGCATAGCCCAATTTTATCGGGATATAATTGCGGGCAGGGTAGAAGAGTTTATGCAAAGGTTAAAATCGATAATGGCAAGTCTCCCCTATGATACGGTAAAAAAAGAGAGCGGCGAAAGCCTTGTCTTGAGGGAGCATAATTTTCAAGTTTGCGTATACTTGGTCTTTGCTCTCTTGGGGCAGTTTATCGAGCTTGAAATTCCTGTCGCTAACGGAAGAACCGATGCCGTCATAAAAACAGACAGTGCAATTTACATATTTGAGTTTAAGCTGAAAGAAGGTGCCGAAGCTGCCTTAAAACAAATCAAAGAAAAAAACTATGCCGAAAGATTCAAGGCTGAAAACAAAAAAATCGTGCTTATCGGTGCCGGCTTTGATCCGGAAGAAAAGACTGTCGGGGAGTGGTTGATCGAAGAGATTTAA
- a CDS encoding TldD/PmbA family protein — MKISFKEYFESIADFMLSELLEGEKISISFSGEKTYFMRFSKAKVRQNGTVDQGYFYCTFWKKNRTHNFSFGIQMNMEKDKRMAADALQEARDAIMLLPEDKYQSIPEASQTSSAIYTGKLLPEDKIPEIILSPVKDLDFAGLYSQGIICEGVITSAGATHWFQTETFVLDYSVWLENGRGIKSLYSGTEWSDEQYLSKIEQARKGLEILHTPQKKLAPGKYKAFISADALIDVTDFFSWNGFSERSMQQGSSAYLALKEGREHFSDKFNLTQDFSLGLEPAFNSNGELAPEKLSIIEKGKLKNTLVSLRTETQYGVKSNGAPLSEGMRSIVIGTGDLNEADAVKELGTGIYISNFNYLNWSDTSSARVTGMTRFACLWVEDGKIVAPIADMRWDESLYNMFGENLLAVTKESRIFANTSTYGSRSTGGASLPGILVKDFNCTL; from the coding sequence ATGAAAATTAGTTTTAAAGAATATTTTGAATCGATTGCCGATTTTATGCTTTCGGAATTGCTTGAGGGAGAAAAAATTTCGATTTCCTTTTCGGGCGAAAAGACCTACTTTATGCGCTTTAGCAAGGCTAAGGTACGCCAAAACGGAACCGTAGATCAGGGCTATTTTTATTGTACCTTTTGGAAAAAGAACCGCACCCACAATTTCAGTTTCGGTATTCAGATGAATATGGAAAAGGATAAGAGGATGGCGGCCGATGCTCTTCAAGAGGCTAGGGATGCCATAATGCTCCTGCCCGAAGACAAATACCAGTCCATTCCCGAAGCTTCTCAAACCTCATCTGCGATATATACAGGGAAGCTCTTGCCCGAAGACAAGATACCGGAGATTATCTTATCCCCCGTTAAAGACCTCGACTTTGCAGGCCTTTATTCTCAAGGGATTATTTGCGAGGGTGTTATTACCTCGGCCGGTGCAACTCACTGGTTTCAAACCGAAACCTTTGTCTTGGATTATTCGGTATGGCTCGAAAACGGGCGCGGTATAAAATCTCTTTATTCGGGAACGGAATGGAGCGATGAGCAGTACCTTTCAAAGATTGAGCAAGCCCGAAAAGGCTTGGAAATCTTGCACACTCCGCAAAAAAAATTAGCCCCCGGAAAATACAAGGCCTTTATAAGTGCCGATGCCCTTATCGATGTAACCGACTTTTTCTCGTGGAACGGTTTTAGCGAAAGGAGTATGCAGCAGGGTTCAAGCGCCTATCTTGCATTAAAAGAGGGAAGAGAGCATTTTTCGGATAAGTTTAATTTGACTCAGGATTTTTCTCTCGGACTTGAACCTGCCTTTAACTCGAACGGAGAACTGGCTCCCGAAAAATTAAGCATCATCGAAAAAGGTAAGCTTAAAAATACCTTGGTCAGTTTAAGAACTGAAACCCAATACGGGGTAAAATCCAACGGTGCCCCTTTAAGTGAGGGGATGAGATCGATCGTTATCGGGACCGGAGATTTAAACGAAGCGGATGCCGTAAAAGAGCTGGGTACGGGAATTTATATCTCCAACTTTAACTATCTAAACTGGAGCGATACCTCTTCGGCCCGAGTTACGGGAATGACCCGCTTTGCCTGTCTTTGGGTTGAGGACGGAAAAATCGTTGCACCCATTGCCGACATGAGATGGGATGAATCCTTGTACAATATGTTCGGGGAAAACCTCTTAGCCGTAACAAAGGAAAGCCGCATCTTTGCAAATACAAGTACCTACGGAAGCAGAAGCACAGGAGGGGCTTCCCTTCCCGGCATCTTGGTAAAGGATTTTAACTGTACGCTCTAA
- the purF gene encoding amidophosphoribosyltransferase — protein MSMENIFKSSLGEECGIAAVWDSKSFKTENPERLDDAARSVFYALFSLQHRGQEAAGMAVSNGKHIRVFKKPGLVSNIFTENDISNLQGYAAIGHTRYSTTGSSSLGNIQPFYIETMHGPIALAHNGNLVNAPYLRQKLLEGGVGLSSTSDTEVMIMMLAAAKGDSWTERIASCMREWEGAFSIAVLTVEGIYIARDPWGFRPLCVGSFQDGVSIAASESCALLTLGCKDFTEVKAGEILKLVDNGAELCMQLPPKEPLSPCIFEYVYFARPDSVWNKASVHMSRVNFGKELAKNSPVEADIVIAIPDSSRSAAIGYSQESGIPYDEGFSKNRYIGRTFIQPTQKLRDQGVAMKFNILSEAVEGKRIIVVDDSIVRGSTMGPLIKMLRSAGAKEVHIRIASPPVRYSCFMGVDMGDPENLIAHKKSVEEIREHIGADSLVYLSQESMLKAMKDAGANTHFCCACFDGKYPVDVSAAADKNSFE, from the coding sequence ATGAGCATGGAAAATATATTTAAATCGAGTTTAGGGGAAGAATGCGGAATTGCGGCTGTCTGGGATTCAAAATCCTTTAAGACCGAAAACCCCGAAAGACTGGATGATGCTGCCCGCTCGGTTTTTTATGCTCTTTTTTCTCTTCAGCACAGGGGGCAAGAGGCTGCCGGTATGGCTGTTTCAAACGGAAAACACATCCGCGTGTTTAAAAAGCCGGGCCTTGTTTCCAACATTTTTACCGAAAACGATATATCGAACCTTCAAGGCTATGCTGCGATAGGCCACACCCGCTATTCGACTACAGGTTCTTCTTCTTTGGGAAACATTCAGCCCTTTTATATTGAAACCATGCATGGGCCCATAGCCCTCGCTCATAACGGAAACCTTGTAAACGCTCCGTATTTGCGGCAAAAACTTTTGGAAGGGGGAGTAGGGCTTTCTTCTACCTCGGATACCGAAGTTATGATTATGATGCTTGCCGCCGCCAAGGGAGATTCTTGGACAGAACGCATCGCCTCATGTATGCGGGAATGGGAAGGTGCTTTTTCTATTGCCGTTTTGACGGTTGAAGGCATTTACATCGCTAGGGACCCTTGGGGCTTTCGTCCTCTTTGTGTAGGCAGCTTTCAAGACGGAGTATCGATTGCCGCAAGTGAGTCTTGCGCTCTTTTAACATTGGGCTGCAAGGATTTTACCGAGGTAAAAGCCGGAGAAATTTTAAAGTTGGTCGATAACGGAGCAGAGCTTTGTATGCAGCTTCCCCCTAAGGAGCCGCTTTCTCCATGTATCTTTGAATACGTCTACTTTGCCCGTCCCGACTCGGTTTGGAACAAGGCTTCGGTTCACATGTCAAGGGTAAATTTCGGCAAGGAGCTTGCAAAAAACTCCCCCGTCGAGGCCGACATAGTTATAGCCATTCCCGACTCATCGCGGTCGGCAGCCATAGGCTATTCCCAAGAATCGGGCATTCCCTATGATGAGGGTTTTTCAAAAAATCGCTACATAGGACGCACCTTTATTCAGCCTACCCAAAAATTGCGCGACCAAGGCGTTGCGATGAAGTTCAATATTCTTTCCGAAGCTGTCGAAGGAAAACGCATTATAGTGGTTGACGACAGCATCGTCCGCGGAAGCACCATGGGGCCCTTAATCAAGATGCTGCGGAGTGCCGGTGCCAAAGAAGTACACATCAGAATAGCTTCTCCGCCGGTGCGTTACTCCTGTTTTATGGGAGTAGACATGGGAGATCCCGAAAACCTAATCGCCCACAAAAAATCTGTTGAAGAAATCAGAGAGCACATCGGAGCCGACTCCTTAGTCTACCTATCCCAAGAAAGTATGCTTAAAGCTATGAAGGATGCAGGAGCAAACACTCACTTTTGCTGCGCCTGCTTTGACGGTAAGTACCCCGTCGATGTCAGCGCCGCCGCCGACAAAAATAGTTTTGAGTAG
- a CDS encoding membrane dipeptidase, translating to MGLNLVPEFLNEDITCKDSTVSLMVKHLNHQKNVGGIEVLALGSDFDGVFGNLEINSCDKYYLLFDALKKDGWTEDEIEKMAYKNAERFLKDVLK from the coding sequence ATGGGGCTCAATTTAGTACCGGAATTTTTAAATGAAGATATAACCTGCAAGGACAGTACAGTAAGCTTAATGGTTAAGCATCTAAACCATCAAAAAAATGTAGGCGGAATAGAAGTTCTCGCACTTGGTTCAGACTTTGACGGAGTTTTCGGCAATCTGGAAATAAACAGTTGCGATAAGTATTATCTTCTTTTTGATGCGCTAAAAAAAGACGGATGGACGGAAGATGAAATCGAAAAAATGGCATATAAAAATGCTGAAAGATTTTTAAAAGATGTTCTTAAATAG
- a CDS encoding DUF401 family protein, with amino-acid sequence MELIYLAIIFSAIVLGLTFKRPLYQAILIAVVLAVILYKIPLLEFINMARSASLNSQTIYLLLAFYIITYLQRMMEDKEMLMLAEISLEQMFHSKRVNAMAAPFIIGLLPSPGAVLIAAPIVDAAADDNLNANEKTFVTSYYRHISELFMPTYAAILLALKLTGVDMTAFVVSMLPMVFVLFLLGFVFYVKKIPKNKTAENEQNKKDSVYSFFKALWPIGLTTILILVLKIQVFYAVLPAIFLMMFIHKFTLSQLKKFAVKAFEAKMLLTVIVVMIFKAVLEYSHVIETLPEVFGILPIPITAVFSIIIFLGTIVAGSQAMIAMMLPLAFSAIPDAGLGELVLFMSICYIAMQVSPTHICLAIITEYYKTSFLSLVVKTLPILISFIIIASLYSYILIRYIF; translated from the coding sequence ATGGAATTAATTTATTTAGCGATAATATTTTCGGCTATTGTATTGGGCTTGACTTTTAAACGGCCTCTTTATCAAGCAATACTCATTGCTGTGGTTTTAGCCGTGATTTTATATAAAATTCCGCTTTTGGAATTTATAAACATGGCAAGAAGTGCTTCTTTAAATTCTCAAACAATATATCTTTTGCTTGCTTTTTATATCATTACATACTTACAGCGTATGATGGAAGACAAGGAAATGCTTATGCTTGCTGAAATATCGCTTGAACAAATGTTTCATTCCAAACGTGTAAATGCTATGGCAGCTCCCTTCATAATAGGGTTGCTGCCCTCTCCCGGAGCGGTGCTTATTGCCGCTCCGATAGTGGATGCCGCCGCGGATGATAATCTTAATGCTAATGAAAAAACTTTTGTGACCAGCTATTATAGACATATATCGGAATTGTTTATGCCTACCTATGCAGCCATACTTTTAGCCTTAAAACTTACCGGGGTGGATATGACTGCATTTGTTGTAAGTATGCTGCCGATGGTTTTTGTTCTTTTTTTACTGGGCTTTGTATTTTATGTAAAAAAAATACCCAAGAATAAGACCGCAGAGAACGAACAAAATAAAAAAGATTCCGTCTATTCGTTTTTTAAGGCTCTGTGGCCTATCGGTCTTACAACTATCTTAATTCTTGTTCTAAAAATTCAAGTTTTTTATGCTGTTTTGCCTGCAATATTCTTAATGATGTTTATTCATAAATTTACATTATCCCAATTAAAAAAATTTGCAGTTAAAGCTTTTGAAGCAAAAATGCTTCTTACAGTAATCGTTGTTATGATTTTTAAAGCGGTATTGGAATATAGTCATGTTATTGAAACTTTACCCGAAGTTTTTGGAATTCTTCCTATTCCTATTACTGCTGTTTTTTCAATAATAATTTTTCTGGGAACAATAGTTGCAGGCAGTCAGGCCATGATAGCCATGATGCTGCCTTTAGCTTTTTCGGCTATACCGGATGCAGGTCTTGGAGAACTTGTTTTGTTTATGAGTATATGCTATATCGCAATGCAGGTATCGCCCACTCATATATGTTTGGCAATCATAACAGAATATTATAAAACTTCATTTTTATCGTTGGTTGTAAAGACTCTGCCTATCTTGATTTCTTTTATAATTATTGCTTCTCTCTATAGTTATATTTTGATTCGATATATATTTTAG
- a CDS encoding DUF308 domain-containing protein, which produces MSEKKLSYSMIFLAIAVMSTILGLVCILNPDSITRILVTLVGVSLIAYGLIEIYQFFSIKMNSFLVLGIILIGLGLFCLINPDAVLGLIGLVLGLFLICLGAVEVKKSFDLKKSGVRVWWLWLIFAGIVCLIGLSGLFNPASISGLFASLIGFGFLVNGLSSIWLFLILKKRG; this is translated from the coding sequence ATGTCTGAAAAAAAATTATCTTATTCTATGATCTTTTTGGCTATTGCCGTAATGTCTACGATTTTAGGCCTTGTATGTATTCTTAACCCTGACAGCATAACGAGAATTCTTGTTACCCTTGTCGGTGTTTCGTTAATTGCTTACGGTCTTATCGAAATTTATCAGTTTTTTTCGATCAAGATGAATTCTTTTTTGGTTTTGGGAATAATTCTTATAGGCTTGGGCCTTTTTTGTCTGATAAATCCGGATGCTGTTCTCGGTCTTATCGGACTCGTTCTCGGCCTCTTTTTGATTTGCTTAGGAGCAGTTGAAGTTAAAAAATCCTTTGATCTAAAAAAATCAGGTGTAAGGGTATGGTGGCTTTGGCTGATTTTTGCAGGTATTGTTTGCTTAATAGGATTATCGGGTCTTTTTAATCCTGCAAGCATTTCAGGCCTATTTGCAAGTTTGATAGGTTTCGGATTTTTGGTAAACGGATTAAGCAGCATTTGGCTTTTCCTGATTTTGAAGAAAAGGGGATAG
- a CDS encoding TldD/PmbA family protein, whose protein sequence is MIYTSESLLEAAKNAVPKADLVTLRIHRTRGTSFAAQDGAFESSGYSADQGFMVEVLYNGHIAYGATQNLTPQGAAEAARQAFNAAQTASAFKIADFDKNVRPDTELKYETLRGKKTRPSKTEIFDYLFEICNILKVSDEVIDTHAYVELEEEQIELLSSEGANILQDFYRIGSGLGAAARRGDIIQRRSYNGYGARTFQGGYEFLNFAKSKAEAKRVGNEVIELLGAEPCPSDRRTLVLMPDQMLLQIHESVGHPLEIDRILGDERNFAGGSFIRPEDIGSFQYGSKLMNICYDPTIPYQLATFAADQTGAQAKKTFIIKDGILVCALGSIESAGRLYAGKTVQPDKMVANQRATSWNRPPIDRMANLNLEPGTSSFDQIISSIEKGIIMTSNRSWSIDDYRNKFQFGCEYGQLIENGKITKTVRDPNYRGVSQNFWRNLCAVGDKSTFHVYGTPNCGKGEPNQVIHVGHASPVCAFSDVEVFGGGK, encoded by the coding sequence ATGATTTATACATCAGAAAGCCTGCTTGAAGCTGCAAAAAATGCCGTTCCTAAGGCTGATCTTGTAACTTTACGCATTCACCGCACAAGGGGAACTTCCTTTGCGGCCCAGGATGGAGCTTTTGAGTCTTCCGGCTATTCGGCCGATCAAGGTTTTATGGTTGAAGTCTTATATAATGGGCACATTGCCTATGGGGCAACCCAGAATCTGACTCCTCAGGGAGCTGCCGAAGCGGCCCGTCAAGCCTTTAATGCCGCTCAAACCGCTTCAGCCTTTAAAATTGCCGATTTTGATAAAAATGTCAGGCCCGATACGGAATTAAAATACGAAACCCTTCGTGGTAAAAAGACCCGCCCTTCCAAAACCGAAATTTTCGACTATCTTTTTGAAATATGCAATATTTTAAAAGTATCGGATGAGGTTATAGATACCCACGCCTATGTAGAATTGGAAGAAGAGCAGATCGAGCTTTTAAGCTCTGAGGGAGCAAATATCTTACAGGATTTTTATAGGATCGGTTCCGGCTTGGGAGCTGCCGCCCGCCGAGGAGACATAATTCAAAGACGTTCCTATAACGGATACGGTGCCCGCACCTTTCAGGGAGGCTACGAATTTTTAAACTTTGCCAAGTCTAAGGCAGAGGCTAAAAGGGTAGGGAATGAGGTTATAGAACTTTTGGGAGCAGAACCCTGTCCTTCAGACAGGCGCACCCTCGTCCTTATGCCCGATCAAATGCTTTTGCAGATTCACGAAAGTGTCGGCCATCCCTTGGAAATTGACCGCATCTTGGGTGATGAAAGAAACTTTGCGGGTGGCAGTTTTATAAGGCCTGAAGACATCGGCAGCTTTCAGTACGGCTCAAAACTTATGAATATCTGCTATGATCCCACAATTCCGTATCAGCTTGCAACCTTTGCTGCCGACCAGACGGGGGCTCAGGCAAAGAAAACCTTTATCATCAAGGACGGAATCTTAGTCTGCGCCTTGGGAAGCATCGAAAGTGCAGGCCGCCTCTATGCAGGCAAAACCGTTCAGCCTGACAAGATGGTCGCAAACCAAAGAGCAACCTCGTGGAACAGGCCGCCTATCGACAGGATGGCAAACCTCAACCTTGAACCGGGAACAAGCAGCTTTGATCAAATAATTTCTTCTATCGAAAAAGGAATTATTATGACCTCAAACCGCTCATGGTCTATAGACGATTACCGCAATAAATTTCAATTCGGCTGCGAATACGGCCAATTAATCGAAAACGGAAAAATCACCAAAACCGTGCGCGACCCGAACTACCGCGGAGTATCCCAAAACTTTTGGAGAAACCTCTGTGCAGTAGGCGACAAATCCACCTTCCATGTATACGGAACGCCCAACTGCGGTAAGGGAGAACCCAATCAGGTTATTCATGTCGGACACGCAAGTCCTGTTTGTGCATTTTCTGATGTAGAAGTTTTTGGAGGCGGAAAATGA
- a CDS encoding MalY/PatB family protein: MYDFVNTLSRKKIGAAKWELMYKWNPNVSEGVIPLSVADMEFKNPPEIIEGLKEYLDRLILGYSIRYADYDNAVINWLKRKHNYNVSPEMIMQTPGVVNAFFAAVNTFTEKGDGVIVMRPVYYPFSMAIEMNERELVNCPLLCDKDNYYTIDYDKFESLAKQPKNKLLIFCSPHNPVGRVWKKEELKRLAEIALENNVIVFSDEIWNDIVMPGYKHTLMASISKEIGANTITATAPSKTFNVAGLAASNIIVENENIRSKYYETLQKMRSSSVNALGLKACEIAYTRCDKWLDELLLVLDTNQKLVKNYFDSNFPMLKSRYIEGTYLQWIDFRALGMDNKALEDFMHNEAQFFTDEGYIFGSEGDGFERINVACPTKILKQHLEMLGAALKKKGF; the protein is encoded by the coding sequence ATGTATGATTTTGTAAATACTTTATCACGAAAAAAAATTGGAGCTGCCAAATGGGAGCTTATGTACAAGTGGAATCCCAATGTTTCTGAAGGGGTAATACCTCTTTCGGTTGCCGATATGGAATTTAAAAATCCGCCGGAAATAATTGAAGGCCTAAAAGAATACCTCGATAGGCTGATTTTAGGCTATTCAATACGGTATGCAGATTATGACAATGCAGTAATAAATTGGCTTAAGCGTAAGCATAATTATAATGTAAGTCCCGAAATGATTATGCAGACACCCGGCGTTGTAAATGCTTTTTTTGCTGCCGTAAATACCTTTACGGAAAAAGGAGACGGAGTAATCGTTATGCGCCCTGTGTATTATCCTTTTTCCATGGCAATTGAGATGAATGAGCGGGAGCTTGTAAATTGTCCTCTTTTATGTGATAAGGATAACTATTACACAATCGATTACGATAAATTTGAAAGCCTTGCAAAGCAGCCGAAAAATAAACTTTTGATTTTTTGTTCTCCTCATAATCCTGTCGGCCGTGTATGGAAAAAAGAAGAATTAAAAAGACTGGCCGAAATAGCCTTGGAGAATAATGTAATTGTTTTTTCCGATGAGATATGGAACGATATTGTAATGCCCGGCTATAAACATACTCTTATGGCAAGTATTTCAAAAGAGATAGGTGCAAATACCATCACGGCCACGGCTCCTTCAAAGACCTTTAATGTCGCAGGCCTTGCTGCATCAAATATAATTGTAGAAAATGAAAATATTAGAAGCAAATATTATGAAACCCTTCAAAAGATGAGATCTTCGAGTGTGAATGCTCTCGGCCTTAAAGCTTGCGAAATAGCTTATACCCGGTGCGATAAATGGCTTGATGAGCTTCTGCTTGTTCTTGATACCAATCAAAAGCTGGTTAAAAATTATTTTGATTCCAACTTTCCAATGCTTAAAAGCAGGTACATTGAAGGTACTTATCTTCAATGGATTGATTTTAGGGCTCTTGGAATGGATAATAAAGCTTTGGAAGATTTTATGCATAATGAAGCGCAATTTTTTACTGACGAAGGTTATATTTTCGGCTCTGAAGGGGACGGCTTCGAAAGAATCAATGTAGCTTGTCCTACTAAAATTTTAAAACAGCATTTGGAAATGCTTGGTGCTGCATTAAAGAAAAAAGGATTCTAG
- a CDS encoding ISAs1 family transposase codes for MKTLKEYFNELNDNRQSGKVKHLISEILVIALCAVCSGVQTVFEIGEFAEVKKDWLKNEVGLLLENGVPSHDTIGRVLAMINPKQFQSLFISWIEQSLNIPAGSYIHIDGKTLRGSASEQSRGIHLVSAFAHEAGVVLGQIKCAEKSNEITAIPELLNLLKLKSSIITIDAMGCQKEIAKEITKKKCDYVLALKENQPAAYNDVKDYFSIEDKDFQNTLLRFETLDIGHGREEKREYFLSSNINWFADKNKWANLKSFGMVKSTVRCKGKQYSEKRYFISSIEDINEFVTAVRTHWTIENTLHWSLDVIFRDDECQIREKNTAENIAILRRICFNRMKMYQNGKTLKRKKMLCTFDDSFRFNVLFS; via the coding sequence ATGAAAACATTAAAAGAATATTTTAACGAACTTAATGATAATCGTCAGTCGGGCAAAGTAAAGCATCTAATCAGCGAAATATTGGTAATAGCACTGTGTGCTGTTTGTAGCGGAGTTCAAACTGTATTTGAAATAGGGGAATTTGCCGAAGTAAAAAAGGATTGGCTAAAAAATGAGGTAGGACTATTGTTAGAAAATGGCGTTCCTTCGCACGACACCATAGGAAGAGTCCTTGCGATGATTAATCCAAAACAATTTCAAAGCCTTTTTATCTCGTGGATTGAACAATCCCTTAATATTCCAGCAGGTTCATACATTCACATTGATGGAAAAACATTACGTGGAAGTGCAAGTGAACAAAGTAGAGGTATTCATTTGGTAAGTGCATTTGCTCACGAAGCGGGAGTTGTACTAGGACAAATAAAATGTGCTGAAAAATCGAATGAAATCACAGCAATTCCTGAACTCCTTAACCTTTTAAAACTAAAAAGCTCGATAATTACTATAGATGCCATGGGTTGTCAAAAAGAAATAGCAAAAGAAATCACAAAGAAAAAATGTGATTATGTATTGGCTCTAAAAGAAAATCAGCCGGCAGCGTATAATGATGTAAAAGATTATTTTTCTATAGAAGATAAAGACTTTCAAAACACACTTTTAAGATTTGAAACCTTGGATATAGGGCATGGCAGAGAAGAAAAAAGAGAATACTTTCTTTCTTCTAATATAAACTGGTTTGCAGATAAGAATAAATGGGCAAATTTAAAGAGTTTTGGAATGGTCAAAAGCACTGTAAGGTGCAAAGGTAAACAATACAGTGAAAAGCGTTACTTTATTAGCAGTATAGAGGATATAAATGAGTTTGTAACAGCTGTAAGAACACATTGGACAATAGAAAACACCTTACACTGGTCGCTGGATGTAATATTTAGAGACGATGAATGTCAAATTCGAGAAAAAAATACTGCTGAAAACATAGCAATTTTAAGGAGGATTTGCTTTAATCGAATGAAAATGTATCAAAACGGTAAAACTCTGAAAAGGAAGAAAATGCTTTGTACTTTTGATGATTCATTTAGGTTTAATGTTTTATTTAGCTAA